The Solidesulfovibrio sp. nucleotide sequence GGCCGCGATGGACATACGCGAAGACATGGAACTGACGGTTGACGTGGACCGGCTGGCCTACGGCGGCAAGGGCGTGGCCCGGGTGGAAGGGCTTGTGGTGTTCGTTTCCGGCGGCCTGCCCGGGGCCACGGTGCGGGCGAAAGTGACGAAGTGCAAAAAGGGCTTTGCCGAGGCCGTGGCCGTGGAGACGCTGTCCCCCTCGCCCGAGGCCGTCGCCCCGCCCTGCCCGCATTTCGGCGTCTGCGGCGGCTGCCTGTGGCAGGACCTAAGCTACGAGGCCCAGCTTTTCTGGAAACGCGAGCAGGTCGTGGAGACGCTGTCCCGCCTGGGCGGCCTGTCGGGCCTGGAGGTCGCCCCCACCGTGGCCTCGCCGCGCGTTTTCGCCTACCGCAACAAGATGGAATTCGCCTTTGCCGGCCGGCTGCACCTGGGGCTGCACGAACGCCTTCGCCCGGGCCGGGTGCTCGACATCGGGCAGTGCCTGCTCATGGAGCCCTGGGCCGGCGAGGTGCTGGGCTTTGTGCGCGACACCTGCCGGGAAACCGGCCTGGCCGCCTTTGATGCCCGCACGAACAAGGGCGTGTGGCGCCATCTGGTGCTGCGTGCCAGCGAGCAGACGGGCGCGCGGCTGGCCCATGTCATCACCGGCCCGGCCCGGGGCGCCGGCGACGCCGCCCACCGCCTGGGCGAGGCGCTCCTGGCCCGGTTCCCCTTCCTCACCGGCTTCGTCCATTCGGTACGCCGGGCGCCGACGGCCGTGGCCTTTGGCGAGCGGCAGGTGCTGGCCCTGGGCGCGGACCACATCGAGGAGCGTTTCGGCGCGGCCCGGCTGCACGTTTCGGCCGATGCCTTCGCCCAGACCAATACGCAAGCGGCCACGGCCCTTTACGGCGTCGTGACCCGGGCGGCCGGATCGGATGCCCGGGGCACGGCCGTGGACTGCTACTGCGGCTGCGGCGGCATCGCGCTGAACCTGGCCCCCCATTTCGAGACGGTCTACGGCCTGGAGGCGGACAAGCGGGCGGTGGCCGACGCGGTCCGATCCGCCGAATTGTCGGGCATCGGCAATGCGGTTTTCAAGGCCCAGGACGCGGCCAAGGGGCTGTCGGAGCTGTCGGGGATTTCGCCGTCGGTGGTGGTGCTCGACCCGCCGCGCGCCGGGGCGACGCCGGAGATGCTGGCGGCCGTGCTCGCGGCCGCGCCGAAAAAGGTGGTCTACGTCTCCTGCAATCCGGCCACGCTGGCCCGGGACCTCAAGGCGCTCGGCGAGCTCTACGCGGTCGTTCGCGTGACCCCGGTGGACCAGTTCCCGCACACGGCCCACATCGAGGCCGTGGCGGAACTGACGCTGCGTTAACAACGAAACCAGGCCAGCCAGGCCTCCCATTCGGCCACGCGTTTGGCGAAGGCCGCATAGCCGGCCGCTTCGGGATGGTAGCCGTCGCCGGCCGCCACCAGGCTGTCCAGATAGACGGCCTCCCGGGAAAGCGGCCGGCACATCTCCAGGTAGGCCACGCCCATGTCGTCGCAGGTGCGGGCAAAAACGTCGGAAAGCTCCTCGATGCGCGTACGGTGGGCATCGTCCAGTACCGGCGGCGGCCCCACCA carries:
- the rlmD gene encoding 23S rRNA (uracil(1939)-C(5))-methyltransferase RlmD, translated to MDIREDMELTVDVDRLAYGGKGVARVEGLVVFVSGGLPGATVRAKVTKCKKGFAEAVAVETLSPSPEAVAPPCPHFGVCGGCLWQDLSYEAQLFWKREQVVETLSRLGGLSGLEVAPTVASPRVFAYRNKMEFAFAGRLHLGLHERLRPGRVLDIGQCLLMEPWAGEVLGFVRDTCRETGLAAFDARTNKGVWRHLVLRASEQTGARLAHVITGPARGAGDAAHRLGEALLARFPFLTGFVHSVRRAPTAVAFGERQVLALGADHIEERFGAARLHVSADAFAQTNTQAATALYGVVTRAAGSDARGTAVDCYCGCGGIALNLAPHFETVYGLEADKRAVADAVRSAELSGIGNAVFKAQDAAKGLSELSGISPSVVVLDPPRAGATPEMLAAVLAAAPKKVVYVSCNPATLARDLKALGELYAVVRVTPVDQFPHTAHIEAVAELTLR